A stretch of Calditrichota bacterium DNA encodes these proteins:
- a CDS encoding GHKL domain-containing protein, whose amino-acid sequence MILASIYYSLVKSLIDEIYDQEFLAVSLQKKQIKMETSSLISHIHFLSQEQHLGLLIKDGQINSQIRKEITNRFLNFSQTSTFYDQIRFIQNSGREIIRIDFKNGRSEVVDDNSLQNKKSRYYFKAVSGLQKNQIFVSQLDLKIENGKVERPYKPMVRLGMPVFGDENQRIGMVVVNYLANRFLTVLTETSQINPGEIMLLNGKSYWLKSKNPDDEWGFMFEDKKNRTFANKFPNEWKEISEKQEDQFETDNGLFTFYTINPFFLKNEKQLVQIMNPGDKYWKILSHVPMNYIRSEKISLLYSFLPVFFLLVFLLILGTLIITNISIQKSKKDWELETANQQLENKVSERTKQLSEINKDLAKEIVKHKKTEKKLQKKTNELERSNKELEEFAYIASHDLQEPLRKISSFSKLLEKRSIESLDEEGQKYLEFITSSVARMRTLISELLKYSKVSSSKINFDSVDLNDVIKAVLDDLGMVIKESNTQINFNNLPEIKADKTQMIQLMGNLVSNAIKYYEPGRNGGPKISINAKEEPNQWLVSVQDNGIGIDQSHYEKIFVIFQRLHGRNDFSGTGIGLGVCKKIVERHGGKIWVDSEKDKGSTFYFTIKN is encoded by the coding sequence ATGATTCTCGCCAGTATTTATTATTCATTGGTAAAATCATTAATAGATGAAATCTACGATCAGGAATTTTTGGCTGTTTCTCTTCAAAAAAAACAAATTAAGATGGAAACCTCATCGCTCATATCGCATATTCATTTTCTTTCGCAAGAACAACATTTGGGTCTTTTAATAAAAGATGGGCAGATAAATTCACAAATTAGAAAAGAAATAACTAACAGGTTTTTAAATTTCTCACAAACCAGCACTTTTTATGATCAAATTCGCTTTATTCAAAACAGTGGAAGAGAAATAATTCGAATAGATTTTAAAAATGGCCGGTCTGAAGTTGTCGATGATAATAGTTTACAAAATAAAAAATCCAGATATTATTTTAAAGCAGTATCCGGTTTACAAAAAAACCAAATATTTGTATCTCAATTAGATCTGAAAATAGAGAACGGCAAAGTTGAACGGCCATATAAACCAATGGTCCGCTTAGGAATGCCGGTTTTTGGAGATGAAAACCAGCGGATTGGAATGGTTGTAGTTAATTATCTTGCAAACCGCTTTTTAACTGTACTTACTGAAACAAGCCAGATTAACCCCGGTGAGATCATGCTGCTTAACGGAAAATCTTACTGGCTAAAAAGCAAAAACCCTGATGACGAATGGGGGTTTATGTTTGAAGATAAAAAAAACAGAACATTCGCAAATAAATTCCCAAATGAATGGAAGGAGATTTCTGAGAAACAGGAAGATCAATTTGAAACAGATAATGGCCTTTTTACATTTTACACCATAAATCCCTTTTTTCTGAAAAATGAAAAACAGCTTGTCCAAATTATGAACCCCGGTGACAAATACTGGAAAATTCTATCCCATGTTCCAATGAATTATATCCGGTCAGAAAAAATATCTTTGCTATATTCATTTTTGCCTGTATTTTTTTTGTTAGTCTTTTTACTCATTTTAGGAACCCTGATAATCACCAACATTTCTATCCAAAAATCCAAAAAAGACTGGGAACTGGAAACAGCAAATCAACAGCTTGAGAACAAAGTTTCTGAAAGAACAAAACAGCTTTCAGAGATAAACAAAGACCTGGCAAAAGAAATAGTTAAACATAAAAAAACAGAAAAGAAATTACAGAAAAAGACAAATGAGCTGGAACGGTCTAATAAAGAATTGGAAGAGTTTGCCTATATTGCCTCGCATGACCTTCAGGAGCCTTTAAGAAAAATAAGCAGCTTTTCAAAGCTATTAGAAAAACGAAGTATTGAAAGCCTTGATGAAGAAGGCCAAAAATACTTAGAATTTATTACCAGCTCTGTTGCACGCATGAGAACGCTTATTAGTGAACTGCTAAAATATTCAAAGGTTAGCAGCTCGAAAATTAATTTTGATTCTGTTGATCTAAATGATGTAATAAAGGCTGTTTTAGATGACCTTGGCATGGTTATTAAAGAGTCAAATACACAAATCAACTTTAATAATTTACCGGAAATAAAAGCCGACAAGACACAAATGATCCAATTAATGGGAAATCTGGTTAGTAATGCAATTAAATATTATGAACCCGGACGAAATGGCGGGCCAAAAATTAGTATAAATGCTAAGGAGGAGCCAAACCAATGGCTTGTTTCAGTTCAGGATAATGGCATTGGAATTGACCAATCTCATTATGAAAAAATATTTGTTATTTTCCAACGTCTGCATGGCAGAAATGATTTTTCCGGGACAGGGATTGGGCTTGGAGTTTGCAAAAAAATTGTTGAGCGTCATGGAGGTAAAATCTGGGTGGATTCAGAAAAAGATAAAGGCTCTACTTTTTACTTTACCATAAAAAATTAA
- a CDS encoding Mrp/NBP35 family ATP-binding protein, which yields MPGKQEIIDQLKEVNYPGFSRDIVSFGVVNDVVVEDSKISVIINLKSQDPKIADKVKQDVESHLKKKNASVEVEAKVSLQQAAPAPGGAPQMSLLKDVKHKVAVASGKGGVGKSTVAVNLAVALAKQGLKVGLLDADIYGPSIPLMLGVDEQPKFDGQKLIPIEKYGVKLMSLGFLVDSNDPVIWRGALVTRALQQLMTDVDWGDLDIMLFDMPPGTGDAQLTLSQSVALDGAIIVSTPQDVALADAVKGVQMFRKVNVPILGVIENMSYFVCAHCGGRHEIFDHGGVERECKRIGADLLGEIPLDSEIRIGGDKGTPVVSDEANKPQAIAFMEVAKKVSEKLNSK from the coding sequence ATGCCAGGCAAGCAAGAAATAATTGATCAATTAAAAGAAGTAAATTACCCCGGTTTCAGCAGAGACATCGTTTCTTTTGGTGTAGTTAATGATGTAGTTGTTGAAGACAGCAAAATCTCAGTAATAATAAATTTAAAAAGCCAGGATCCCAAAATTGCCGATAAGGTAAAGCAGGATGTAGAGAGCCATTTAAAAAAGAAAAATGCCTCAGTAGAAGTTGAAGCAAAAGTTTCCCTTCAGCAAGCTGCCCCTGCACCGGGTGGCGCACCTCAAATGTCGCTGCTAAAAGATGTAAAACATAAAGTGGCTGTTGCAAGCGGCAAAGGTGGTGTAGGAAAATCCACAGTAGCTGTAAACCTGGCCGTAGCCCTTGCCAAACAAGGTTTAAAAGTTGGTTTGCTCGATGCAGATATTTATGGACCTAGTATTCCTCTTATGCTTGGCGTTGATGAACAACCTAAATTTGATGGTCAAAAACTTATCCCGATTGAAAAGTATGGCGTTAAGCTTATGTCACTTGGTTTTCTTGTTGATAGCAATGATCCGGTTATCTGGCGCGGTGCTTTGGTAACCAGGGCTTTGCAACAATTAATGACAGATGTTGATTGGGGTGATTTGGATATTATGCTTTTTGATATGCCTCCTGGTACGGGTGATGCCCAACTAACTCTTTCTCAAAGTGTTGCTTTGGACGGTGCAATAATTGTATCAACCCCTCAGGATGTTGCATTGGCTGATGCGGTAAAAGGCGTGCAAATGTTCCGTAAAGTAAATGTGCCTATTCTTGGTGTAATTGAAAACATGAGTTATTTTGTTTGCGCCCATTGCGGCGGTCGTCATGAAATATTTGACCATGGTGGTGTTGAGCGAGAGTGCAAGCGTATTGGCGCTGATTTACTTGGCGAAATTCCACTTGATTCTGAAATCCGTATTGGTGGAGACAAAGGCACACCGGTTGTTTCTGATGAAGCAAATAAACCACAGGCCATAGCTTTTATGGAAGTGGCAAAAAAAGTATCTGAAAAATTGAACAGTAAATAA
- a CDS encoding SpoIIE family protein phosphatase → MAINLSAEQKTRGIGAEQEEVLTFYKRLFNYKFLYIFPPVKQNTIKPLVAIGREENLSFYNARDIDWLNFYHKVLTVETLNGESSIDQFFEHYEIDRLFPIRLNDECFGFLALGSHGRQSNHLENQIAQLIIRYLASLWHNHALLNDIEDSSKKTEQLLAEISTLLEVTQAIESGGNIQNLLEMIMQKCMNVMMVEAVSLMLLTKDKKELEFRVALGPKGKDVKPYKLKLGQGIAGTVALSGKPLLIPNAYNDDRFDPAFDRRSGFKTESILCVPLIYHNSVLGVVQALNRFDGKPFAEHDLSTFKIFSTQAALAIENTRLLHEAIENEKLKSQIAIASEIQHLIVPEILPEIPGLEMSGCYIPSQGVGGDFYAVQNVNEHETIFCIADVSGKSVPGALLVSTLHATLRAYLEFTTDLQVIMKKLNELIIKLSTADRFITLFISKFNSKTSKLDYISAGHNPQYLLREPFKISKLSSTGVCVGLIPFDYKIKSVDLKKNDMVLLYTDGIVEARDKNKEIFGEERLGKVLFENLKRPCDFIQKQIIRAVETFSPDAHQQDDLTLLVIRKTD, encoded by the coding sequence ATTGGGGCAGAACAGGAAGAAGTTCTGACCTTTTACAAACGGCTTTTTAACTACAAGTTTTTATATATTTTTCCACCGGTAAAACAAAACACCATTAAACCTCTTGTTGCTATCGGCCGCGAAGAAAATCTCTCTTTTTATAATGCAAGAGATATCGATTGGTTAAATTTTTATCATAAAGTTTTAACTGTAGAAACACTAAACGGAGAGAGCTCTATTGATCAGTTTTTTGAGCACTACGAAATTGACCGGCTGTTTCCAATTCGCTTAAACGATGAGTGTTTTGGTTTTTTGGCGCTTGGTTCTCATGGCCGCCAAAGCAATCATTTAGAAAACCAAATTGCCCAGCTTATTATTCGCTATCTGGCCTCGCTTTGGCATAACCATGCTCTGCTTAATGATATAGAAGATTCTTCAAAAAAAACTGAACAACTTTTAGCAGAAATATCAACACTTCTTGAAGTAACACAAGCCATTGAATCCGGCGGAAATATCCAGAACCTGCTGGAAATGATTATGCAAAAATGCATGAATGTAATGATGGTTGAAGCTGTTTCGCTAATGCTGTTAACAAAGGATAAAAAGGAGTTGGAATTTAGAGTAGCTTTGGGGCCAAAAGGCAAGGACGTTAAACCGTACAAGCTAAAACTTGGGCAAGGAATTGCCGGTACCGTTGCCCTTTCCGGGAAGCCGCTGCTAATCCCAAACGCATATAATGACGACCGTTTCGATCCGGCTTTTGACAGACGAAGCGGATTTAAGACTGAAAGTATATTATGCGTTCCTCTAATTTACCATAATTCCGTTTTGGGTGTTGTTCAGGCCTTAAACCGTTTTGATGGAAAACCATTTGCTGAACATGACCTGAGTACATTCAAAATATTTTCCACACAGGCTGCATTGGCCATAGAAAACACACGGCTGCTGCATGAAGCTATAGAAAATGAAAAACTAAAAAGCCAAATTGCAATTGCTTCCGAAATTCAACATTTAATTGTCCCGGAAATACTGCCGGAAATTCCGGGATTGGAAATGAGTGGATGCTATATTCCAAGCCAGGGAGTAGGCGGTGATTTTTATGCTGTTCAAAATGTAAACGAACATGAAACCATTTTTTGTATTGCCGATGTATCCGGAAAAAGTGTCCCGGGTGCACTGCTTGTCTCAACATTGCATGCTACTTTGCGTGCCTATTTGGAGTTTACTACAGACTTGCAGGTAATCATGAAAAAACTTAATGAGTTGATTATTAAGCTTTCTACGGCAGACCGCTTTATTACCTTATTTATTTCAAAGTTTAACTCAAAAACTTCAAAGTTAGATTATATAAGTGCCGGACATAATCCTCAGTATTTATTGCGGGAACCTTTTAAAATAAGCAAACTATCTTCTACCGGAGTATGTGTTGGTTTAATCCCATTTGACTACAAAATAAAAAGTGTAGATTTAAAAAAGAACGATATGGTACTTCTTTATACAGATGGTATTGTTGAAGCTAGGGACAAAAATAAAGAAATATTTGGTGAAGAACGTCTTGGAAAAGTTTTATTTGAAAACTTAAAAAGGCCATGCGATTTTATCCAAAAACAAATAATCCGTGCCGTAGAAACTTTTAGCCCGGATGCCCACCAACAGGACGACTTAACACTTCTTGTAATACGCAAAACTGACTAA
- a CDS encoding response regulator: MHSKKTVLIVEDEEPILMALQRILELTGDYEAVVAQDGAIAMDKLQSFVPDLIISDISMPNLNGIDLCKRVRENPVTKSVPFIFLTAKKEKMLEGLNVGGDDFLMKPFNVDEVLIKIETMFRRVAQSREQASQHKGRIEDVPVEEIIELCLREKISGELILQREGQVGTVNLDHGDIVSVSYNSLKDEAALDAMRKWTQGTFVVRPLDIKIKVDPQLNIEKTDLKFAGKLMENVWWVGHIDEKEAVHQNVYLRVFKNDSKKICALFDPGSPLYFNAISEKIDQALGGASKINIYIPLDSSPEASLNSRMLRQANERVICMTSTKNWDYIKHYEIHPRSVKKVDIEKTPSITLASGHNLQFIETPFCGSASSFMTYDIESRVLFSGSLFSSDSKPTTEKTNDLYAKEKDWEGMRSYHQKNISSNSALLKVLENVKWLEPKPLVIAPRFGKLINGEDVELFIDRLKVLNVGIDKIFYEALDK, encoded by the coding sequence ATGCATTCCAAAAAGACTGTACTTATTGTAGAAGATGAAGAACCTATCCTGATGGCTTTACAGCGTATTTTGGAACTAACAGGAGATTATGAAGCAGTTGTAGCGCAAGATGGTGCTATTGCCATGGATAAGCTGCAAAGTTTTGTACCGGATTTGATTATTTCTGATATCAGTATGCCAAACTTAAATGGTATCGATTTATGTAAAAGAGTCCGCGAAAATCCTGTAACCAAATCTGTACCGTTTATATTTTTGACAGCAAAAAAAGAGAAGATGCTAGAAGGGCTTAATGTTGGTGGCGACGATTTTTTAATGAAGCCTTTTAATGTGGATGAAGTTTTGATTAAAATTGAAACTATGTTCAGGCGGGTTGCCCAATCGCGCGAGCAGGCCAGCCAGCATAAAGGACGTATTGAAGATGTTCCCGTTGAAGAAATTATAGAACTTTGCCTGCGGGAGAAAATTAGTGGAGAACTGATTCTTCAAAGAGAAGGACAGGTTGGTACTGTAAATCTGGATCATGGTGATATTGTTTCGGTTTCTTATAACTCTTTAAAAGATGAGGCTGCCCTTGATGCCATGCGAAAATGGACCCAGGGAACTTTTGTTGTCCGGCCTTTGGATATTAAAATTAAAGTTGATCCACAACTAAATATTGAAAAAACAGACCTAAAGTTTGCCGGAAAGTTAATGGAAAATGTTTGGTGGGTAGGTCATATAGATGAAAAAGAAGCAGTTCATCAAAATGTCTATCTGCGTGTTTTTAAAAATGATTCCAAAAAAATATGTGCTCTATTTGATCCGGGATCTCCATTATATTTTAATGCGATTTCAGAAAAAATCGACCAGGCTCTTGGGGGTGCTTCCAAAATAAATATTTATATTCCATTGGATTCGAGCCCGGAAGCCAGTTTAAACAGCAGGATGTTACGGCAGGCAAATGAGCGTGTGATTTGTATGACCAGTACAAAAAACTGGGATTACATAAAGCATTATGAAATCCACCCAAGGAGTGTGAAAAAAGTAGATATTGAAAAAACACCTTCTATTACCCTTGCTTCAGGCCATAACTTACAATTTATTGAAACACCTTTTTGTGGCTCAGCCAGTTCTTTTATGACCTATGATATTGAAAGCAGGGTTCTTTTCAGCGGAAGTTTGTTTAGCTCTGATTCTAAACCAACTACAGAAAAGACCAACGATCTTTATGCAAAAGAAAAAGATTGGGAAGGAATGCGCTCTTATCATCAAAAAAATATTTCATCAAATTCTGCACTTTTAAAAGTTTTGGAAAATGTAAAATGGCTGGAACCAAAGCCGCTGGTTATTGCCCCAAGGTTTGGCAAGTTGATTAACGGCGAGGATGTTGAATTGTTTATAGATCGGCTAAAAGTTTTAAATGTTGGAATAGACAAGATTTTTTACGAAGCGCTTGACAAATGA
- a CDS encoding formylglycine-generating enzyme family protein codes for MLIVLVFLLNSCNVTSLFIKSDSKKDDPQNDLRMTHPQIEGMAYIPGGWFNMGSKKRKNEKPVRRVYIEGLYMDKTEVTVAQYRKFAKATKRKVPKQPDWNLDDHPVVNVAWKDAMAYAKWVGKRLPTEAEWEYVARGGSANYQFVYQNSQQYGKNYENIADESMRRYKYHFPVVSGYDDGYVFTSPVGLFAPNKFGIHDLNGNVLEWCADWYSDKNPKVEQKNPVGPAKGNYKVIRGASWNRSGKYMSASYRTFYNVSVRFDFLGFRCAKDAEMPITQK; via the coding sequence TTGTTAATAGTTTTAGTTTTTCTGCTTAACTCATGCAATGTAACCTCTTTATTTATCAAAAGTGATAGCAAAAAAGATGATCCTCAAAATGATTTAAGGATGACACATCCACAAATCGAAGGTATGGCTTATATTCCCGGCGGATGGTTTAATATGGGATCAAAGAAAAGAAAAAATGAAAAACCGGTACGCAGAGTTTACATTGAAGGTTTATACATGGACAAAACAGAAGTTACCGTTGCCCAATACCGAAAATTTGCAAAAGCTACAAAGCGTAAAGTCCCAAAACAACCAGATTGGAATTTGGATGACCACCCTGTTGTAAATGTTGCCTGGAAAGATGCCATGGCCTATGCAAAGTGGGTTGGCAAGCGTTTACCGACCGAAGCCGAGTGGGAATATGTTGCCCGTGGTGGAAGCGCCAATTACCAATTTGTTTACCAAAACAGCCAGCAGTATGGCAAGAATTATGAAAATATTGCTGATGAATCCATGCGCCGCTATAAATATCATTTTCCGGTTGTAAGTGGTTATGATGATGGTTATGTCTTTACTTCCCCTGTTGGATTGTTTGCCCCCAACAAATTTGGAATCCATGATTTAAATGGCAATGTACTAGAATGGTGTGCTGACTGGTACTCCGATAAGAACCCTAAAGTTGAACAGAAAAATCCGGTTGGCCCAGCAAAAGGCAATTATAAAGTTATCCGTGGTGCTTCCTGGAACCGCAGCGGCAAATATATGAGTGCCTCATACCGTACATTTTATAATGTAAGCGTGCGTTTCGATTTTCTTGGCTTCCGTTGCGCCAAAGATGCTGAAATGCCTATTACTCAGAAATAA